One genomic region from Nostoc sp. UHCC 0926 encodes:
- a CDS encoding tetratricopeptide repeat protein yields MDNRDHLGNIIDRILNGSQTEEDIAQLRRSLNMADGVLQLVSQDGKFNTNIGQITGGDIHLGDRIYQGADAEAIKEILREALKTLQPNTKLTGIPENLPRSGVVQFVGREQELETLHQQLQENTRVAVCAIAGMGGIGKTELALQYALIRKQTYQGGICWLRAKGLNVGTQIVQFGQSRLQLHPPEDLDLTGQVGFCWTHWAAGEVLVIFDDVTDYEIIKPYFPPAEPRFKVMITTRLRLGKSVKQLEIEVLSESAALALLESLVGTERIQRELDNAKKLCAWLGYLPLGLELVGRYLDRKTDLSLSDMQQRLEKKRLDERSLSKPDADMTASLGVAAAFELSWEVLDQPTKQLGCLLSLFALAPIPWSLVEPCLPEQDQEDLEELRDDNLLNLNLIQRKGVAIYQLHQLIREFFQAKQHSITNSDQLKRQFCQAMVTVAQKIPENPTRNLLLELAPVMPHVAEAATTLNCYLTDTDALKPFEALGRFYEGQSFYQQAADWYDRCRSLSEQRFGSEHLDVATSINYLAYIYRLQGRYVEAELLCQQVLMIRQRLLGAEAPQIADSLNQLAMLYFLQGKYDDAEALYKQALEMRQRLLGSEHPDVAEYLNNLGFLYLAQERYSEAEPLFKQAIIFYKDTTEKIYLAITLNNLARLYDAQERYTEAEILYLQALELFKQLLGEEHPDVANCLNNLAFIYAQQGYQLKAETTYSQALEIRRKLLGNEHPDVAFSLNDLAKFYTSLKRYAQAEPLYLQALAILEEKLGKEHPFTVRLYQNLSELRDAAKTI; encoded by the coding sequence GTGGATAATCGCGATCATTTAGGTAATATTATTGACCGCATCCTTAACGGAAGTCAGACTGAGGAGGATATTGCCCAACTGCGGCGATCGCTGAACATGGCTGACGGTGTTTTGCAGTTAGTATCCCAAGATGGCAAGTTTAATACGAATATTGGGCAGATAACTGGCGGAGATATTCACCTGGGCGATCGCATTTACCAGGGTGCTGATGCCGAAGCTATCAAGGAAATTTTACGAGAAGCTTTAAAGACACTTCAGCCCAATACTAAACTGACTGGAATTCCTGAGAACTTACCCCGTAGTGGCGTAGTACAGTTTGTCGGGCGGGAGCAAGAACTGGAAACCCTACACCAGCAGCTACAAGAGAATACACGGGTGGCAGTGTGTGCGATCGCAGGTATGGGGGGCATTGGTAAAACGGAACTGGCGCTGCAATATGCTTTGATACGCAAGCAAACCTACCAAGGCGGTATCTGCTGGTTGCGGGCGAAAGGATTGAATGTAGGCACTCAAATTGTACAATTTGGACAATCACGACTCCAGCTTCACCCGCCTGAAGACTTAGACTTAACTGGTCAAGTAGGATTTTGCTGGACGCATTGGGCAGCAGGTGAGGTGTTGGTAATATTCGATGATGTAACAGACTATGAAATCATCAAACCTTATTTCCCTCCTGCTGAACCTCGATTCAAAGTAATGATTACAACCCGCTTACGGTTAGGTAAATCCGTCAAGCAGTTAGAGATTGAAGTACTAAGTGAATCAGCAGCCCTAGCATTATTAGAATCGTTAGTGGGAACAGAACGCATCCAGCGCGAACTAGATAATGCCAAAAAACTCTGTGCTTGGTTGGGATACTTACCTCTGGGATTGGAGTTGGTAGGACGCTATCTTGACCGTAAAACTGACCTGTCTCTGAGTGATATGCAGCAACGGTTGGAGAAGAAGAGATTGGATGAGCGATCGCTCTCTAAACCTGATGCCGACATGACCGCATCTTTGGGAGTTGCTGCTGCTTTTGAACTAAGTTGGGAGGTACTTGATCAGCCAACAAAACAGTTGGGTTGTTTACTTAGCTTGTTTGCCCTCGCTCCCATTCCCTGGTCGTTAGTCGAGCCATGTTTGCCAGAGCAAGACCAAGAAGACCTGGAAGAACTGCGGGATGACAACCTGCTTAACCTGAACCTCATCCAACGCAAAGGCGTAGCCATTTATCAACTGCATCAACTGATTCGAGAATTCTTCCAGGCAAAGCAACATAGCATCACTAACTCTGACCAACTCAAACGGCAATTCTGTCAAGCAATGGTAACTGTTGCCCAAAAAATTCCAGAAAATCCCACTCGTAACCTGCTTTTAGAACTAGCACCTGTCATGCCCCATGTAGCGGAAGCTGCCACAACATTAAATTGCTACTTAACTGATACAGATGCACTCAAACCGTTTGAAGCTCTAGGTCGGTTTTACGAGGGACAGAGTTTTTATCAACAAGCCGCAGACTGGTACGACAGGTGTCGTAGCCTAAGTGAGCAACGCTTCGGTAGCGAACATCTTGATGTTGCAACGAGTATTAACTATCTGGCATATATTTACAGGTTGCAAGGTCGTTACGTAGAAGCTGAACTGCTGTGTCAACAAGTACTGATGATCAGACAACGTTTGCTAGGTGCAGAAGCTCCTCAAATAGCTGACAGTCTTAATCAACTAGCAATGCTTTACTTCCTTCAGGGAAAATACGATGATGCAGAGGCTTTATACAAGCAAGCATTAGAAATGAGGCAACGCTTGTTAGGCTCTGAACATCCAGATGTAGCAGAATATTTAAATAACTTAGGATTTCTCTACCTTGCTCAAGAACGCTACAGCGAAGCAGAACCACTATTTAAACAAGCAATTATCTTTTATAAAGATACAACAGAAAAAATTTATTTGGCTATAACTTTGAATAACTTGGCACGGCTTTACGATGCCCAAGAACGCTACACTGAAGCAGAAATTTTGTACTTACAAGCATTAGAACTTTTCAAACAACTATTAGGAGAAGAACACCCTGATGTAGCAAACTGCCTTAATAATCTAGCATTCATCTATGCCCAGCAAGGTTATCAATTAAAGGCAGAAACTACTTACAGTCAAGCATTAGAGATACGTCGGAAGCTTTTGGGAAATGAGCATCCTGATGTAGCATTTAGTTTGAATGATTTAGCAAAATTCTACACTTCTTTGAAACGTTATGCCCAAGCTGAACCACTTTATCTGCAAGCCTTAGCAATTCTTGAGGAAAAACTCGGTAAAGAGCATCCATTTACAGTCAGACTGTACCAAAATCTATCTGAACTAAGGGATGCAGCCAAGACTATTTAA
- a CDS encoding CHAT domain-containing protein, which translates to MRLRTFILFSLFTAAFTGLLFYYFQNKLVYGQKKSGQFPNTNLSKTPPNLPKISSICIIENIGQDKSPNLINSEKLTLEQADRLLLEGTQSTEAYKYDNALRSFETALKVYQKEKDFEKQAITLGRIGNVYYQTADYKKAISCHNKRKTIADIKIINKKEEVAALSSLGNAYYAMGNYSKARIYYSRSLKFAQDKNILMDQDNRKRAEAIALAGLGSVAHSIGNYTKAIKLHEDRLNIVDEALNNNQNLTEENQKEFIKLKASVLGSLGNAYHNQGNYTKAIEYYKAHLKTAIDAKNKREEAIALGELGSASHSSWVRNNFIRKDDLEQAIKYYKDRLSIAEEIGDRRLVASTYGGLGNIYYSTGNLEKANLEKSHKDYNEVIKYTNSYLSTSTDIEDRPGMGNALNILGVTYFQISNILKNQEKTLKETGRITEAEQKFAEAQENLDKAIKSLKEAISVREYLRKRLTETEKILIFDTQQTAYLNLQQVYVSKGEYDLALEIAETGRAKAFVDVLAKQLNMNREISPNFKIQDIKRIAQEQQATLVIYSNILEKDSITNDSEKFYIWVVRPNQEKVSFEQVDLKSTKIWKESLSKIRQRLQDLGGNDRPVGILVGSIPRAYIRGTKKDISSGNEPYKKDIEELLAANYELLIKPNNQNILSIEDKKVIFIPQGSLFEIPFAALYDIKEKQYLIEKHTILTSPSVQVLDMLHKRQQKRELHNKPLQNKDWLILGLEDAKPNKFCSQDVTLNKLPGAEQEAKDIAYVLFQGKAIEDKTETAVRKKMLQARMIHLATHGLLDNCKEDAEVPGAIALDASENDDGWLTASEISQMELQAELIVLSACDTALGKLTGDGVIGLSRSALAAGSSSAIVSLWKVEDYSTAFLMKEFYTQLKEQQSKLGKLDKAEALRQAMLKTKNYVGKNTKKKIYSEPYQWSAFTLVGEPTTQLEKR; encoded by the coding sequence ATGCGTTTACGAACTTTTATCCTGTTTTCCTTATTTACTGCTGCTTTTACGGGATTGTTGTTTTATTATTTTCAAAATAAACTAGTTTATGGTCAAAAAAAATCTGGGCAATTTCCTAATACAAATCTTAGTAAAACTCCACCAAATCTTCCTAAAATCTCAAGTATTTGTATAATTGAAAACATTGGGCAAGATAAATCTCCTAATTTAATTAACAGTGAAAAACTTACTCTTGAACAGGCAGACAGACTTTTGCTAGAGGGAACTCAATCTACTGAAGCATATAAATATGATAACGCCTTAAGAAGTTTTGAGACAGCTCTGAAAGTTTACCAAAAAGAGAAAGATTTTGAAAAACAAGCAATTACTCTCGGTAGGATAGGAAATGTTTACTATCAAACAGCAGATTACAAAAAAGCGATTAGTTGCCATAATAAACGTAAAACAATTGCTGATATAAAAATAATTAATAAAAAAGAAGAGGTAGCTGCTTTAAGTAGCTTGGGTAATGCTTACTATGCAATGGGTAATTACTCAAAAGCTCGTATTTACTACAGCAGAAGTTTAAAATTTGCTCAAGATAAAAATATCCTGATGGATCAGGATAATCGAAAGCGAGCGGAGGCGATCGCTCTAGCGGGCCTGGGAAGTGTCGCCCACAGTATAGGTAACTATACAAAAGCAATAAAACTTCATGAAGATCGTTTGAATATTGTTGATGAAGCTCTTAATAATAATCAAAACTTAACTGAAGAAAACCAAAAAGAGTTTATTAAATTAAAAGCATCAGTTTTAGGTAGTTTGGGTAATGCCTATCACAATCAAGGGAATTATACAAAGGCAATTGAATACTATAAAGCTCATTTAAAAACTGCTATAGATGCTAAAAATAAACGAGAAGAGGCGATTGCTTTAGGGGAATTAGGAAGTGCTTCCCACAGTAGTTGGGTGCGTAATAATTTCATAAGGAAAGATGATTTAGAGCAGGCAATAAAATATTATAAAGATCGTTTGAGCATTGCTGAAGAAATTGGAGATCGTCGTTTAGTCGCATCTACTTACGGTGGTTTAGGTAACATTTACTATTCAACAGGTAATCTTGAAAAAGCTAATCTTGAAAAGTCCCATAAAGATTATAATGAAGTTATTAAATATACCAACAGTTATTTAAGTACTTCAACAGATATTGAAGATAGACCTGGCATGGGCAATGCTTTAAATATATTAGGAGTAACTTATTTTCAGATTAGTAATATCCTTAAAAACCAGGAAAAAACACTGAAAGAAACTGGCAGAATTACAGAAGCAGAACAAAAGTTTGCTGAAGCTCAAGAAAATCTAGATAAAGCCATAAAAAGTTTGAAGGAGGCGATAAGTGTAAGGGAATACCTCCGAAAGAGGTTAACTGAAACAGAAAAAATATTGATATTTGATACTCAACAAACCGCTTATCTTAATCTCCAACAAGTTTACGTTAGTAAAGGCGAGTATGACCTTGCATTAGAGATTGCAGAAACAGGAAGGGCGAAAGCTTTTGTAGATGTTTTGGCAAAGCAATTGAATATGAATAGAGAAATATCTCCTAATTTTAAGATTCAAGATATCAAAAGAATTGCTCAAGAACAGCAAGCTACTTTAGTAATATACTCAAACATATTAGAAAAAGATTCTATTACTAATGACAGTGAAAAATTTTATATTTGGGTAGTTAGACCTAACCAAGAAAAAGTAAGTTTTGAACAAGTTGATTTAAAATCTACGAAAATCTGGAAAGAAAGTTTATCTAAAATTAGACAGAGGTTACAGGACTTAGGAGGAAATGATAGGCCAGTTGGCATTTTAGTAGGATCAATTCCTCGTGCTTATATTCGTGGTACTAAAAAAGATATAAGTTCAGGTAATGAACCTTATAAAAAGGATATAGAAGAACTTTTAGCAGCTAATTATGAACTTTTGATTAAACCGAATAATCAGAATATTTTATCAATAGAAGATAAGAAAGTTATCTTTATTCCTCAAGGATCTTTATTCGAGATTCCGTTTGCTGCACTCTACGATATTAAAGAAAAACAATACTTGATTGAAAAACATACTATTTTGACTTCTCCCTCAGTTCAGGTCTTGGATATGCTCCACAAACGCCAGCAAAAGCGTGAGTTACATAATAAACCTTTACAAAACAAAGACTGGTTAATTTTGGGTTTAGAAGATGCAAAGCCAAACAAATTCTGTTCGCAAGATGTAACTTTAAATAAACTACCAGGAGCAGAGCAAGAAGCAAAAGATATTGCTTATGTGTTGTTCCAAGGAAAAGCAATTGAGGATAAAACAGAAACTGCTGTTAGGAAAAAGATGCTTCAGGCACGGATGATTCATCTCGCAACTCACGGCTTACTAGATAATTGTAAGGAAGATGCAGAGGTTCCAGGAGCGATCGCTTTGGATGCCTCTGAGAATGATGACGGTTGGCTTACTGCTAGTGAAATTTCACAAATGGAGTTACAAGCGGAGCTAATTGTTCTAAGCGCTTGCGATACTGCGCTAGGAAAACTGACAGGAGATGGTGTAATTGGTCTGTCTCGTTCTGCACTTGCTGCCGGTTCTTCCAGCGCGATCGTTTCCTTATGGAAGGTAGAGGATTATTCAACAGCCTTCTTGATGAAAGAGTTTTATACACAACTGAAGGAACAGCAATCTAAGTTAGGAAAATTAGACAAAGCAGAAGCTTTGCGTCAGGCAATGTTGAAGACAAAAAACTATGTCGGTAAGAATACAAAAAAGAAGATTTACTCTGAGCCTTATCAGTGGTCTGCCTTTACCCTAGTTGGTGAGCCTACAACACAGTTAGAGAAGCGTTAG